In Dermacentor silvarum isolate Dsil-2018 chromosome 2, BIME_Dsil_1.4, whole genome shotgun sequence, the following proteins share a genomic window:
- the LOC119441963 gene encoding cuticle protein 10.9, with the protein MRFTPSARSSFNLLSPSRVRDVRSFLAALLEDGLSAALRHMAIKTPPSPPTDHIFLLHPADWTPGARSTMLCKVVFLGLVAFAAAQVQLQEQFPPHPYTFSYESTGEDGGRISQQETGDERNFKTGSYSYQTPDGVYRTANYVADDNGFRVSIDTNEPGTKAESPADVTLNANPIEVPVTYTFGKSKS; encoded by the exons ATGCGTTTCACGCCGTCGGCGCGATCTTCGTTCAACCTCCTTTCCCCCTCGCGCGTACGTGATGTCCGGTCCTTCTTGGCTGCGCTTCTGGAAGATGGCCTTAGCGCCGCGCTTCGTCACATGGCTATAAAAACGCCGCCATCGCCTCCGACCGACCACATCTTCCTTTTACATCCGGCCGATTGGACACCGGGAGCCCGTTCGACGATGCTGTGCAAG GTTGTCTTCCTTGGCCTTGTGGCCTTCGCCGCCGCCCAGGTCCAGCTCCAGGAGCAATTC CCACCACACCCATACACCTTTAGCTACGAATCAACCGGCGAGGACGGTGGCCGCATCAGCCAGCAGGAAACCGGTGACGAGAGGAACTTCAAGACCGGCAGCTACAGCTACCAGACCCCAGACGGTGTCTACCGTACCGCCAACTACGTCGCTGACGACAACGGCTTCCGCGTGTCCATCGACACCAACGAGCCAGGCACCAAGGCCGAGAGCCCAGCTGATGTGACCCTCAACGCCAACCCAATTGAGGTCCCAGTCACCTACACCTTCGGCAAGTCCAAGAGCTAA